A genomic window from Candidatus Rokuibacteriota bacterium includes:
- a CDS encoding M48 family metalloprotease: protein MLRRLILCSLLAVLASACATTPTKRAPLRAATDDERRMVGQAISPLLTTSGLWRGASDGCAIALAVQAVPAINLGVAPHRQCRFALVVTEGALKTLPPAELRAGLAHEIGHVESGHFAARAQRRAAEKQTRKEIDEKSPTRNPATAIPVIGPLIAIGIVAFQGVAEAKADAEYRSYDREEEYAADRYALDLLARLPGNPPACVGLVTLLDRLQEQGGSRVKDHPLPAERAKAARERCPG, encoded by the coding sequence ATGCTGAGGCGCCTGATCCTCTGCAGCCTCCTGGCGGTGCTCGCGAGCGCGTGCGCCACGACGCCCACCAAGCGCGCCCCGCTGCGCGCGGCGACGGACGACGAGAGGCGCATGGTGGGGCAGGCCATCTCGCCGCTCCTCACGACCTCGGGGCTCTGGCGAGGTGCCAGCGACGGCTGCGCCATCGCCCTCGCCGTTCAGGCGGTTCCCGCCATCAACCTCGGCGTGGCGCCCCACCGGCAGTGCCGCTTCGCCCTGGTGGTCACCGAGGGCGCGCTCAAGACGCTGCCGCCCGCCGAGCTGCGGGCCGGGCTGGCGCACGAGATCGGGCATGTGGAATCCGGGCACTTCGCCGCGCGCGCCCAGCGGCGCGCCGCCGAGAAACAGACCCGGAAGGAGATCGATGAGAAAAGCCCGACGCGCAACCCAGCGACCGCCATCCCCGTGATCGGCCCGCTGATCGCGATCGGGATCGTCGCCTTTCAAGGCGTCGCCGAGGCCAAGGCGGATGCCGAGTACCGGAGCTACGACCGCGAGGAGGAGTACGCGGCCGACCGCTACGCCCTCGACTTGCTCGCGCGGCTGCCGGGGAATCCGCCGGCCTGCGTGGGGTTGGTTACGCTGCTCGACCGGCTACAGGAGCAGGGCGGGAGCCGCGTCAAGGACCACCCACTCCCAGCCGAACGTGCCAAAGCGGCTCGGGAGCGCTGCCCCGGGTAG
- a CDS encoding ABC transporter permease, whose protein sequence is MRLVENLHTGWRALGVHGLRSGLALLGIAIGTGALITMLALGAGARAVIAEQFQALGSDLLIILSGGATSGGLRLGLGSGLTITQDDAAAIEREIHAVQVAAPSLRGNVQAVYGNLNWSTYILGVTAEFLEARDWTLAVGRAITPDDVDGAAKVVLIGQVVAHELFGDADPIGETIRIGRVPVTVVGVLGPKGHDGAGQDWDDIVLVPLRTARTRILGAGPVNARSVTAISVKIRPGEDTAEAEAQLRALLRQRHGLQPDSPDDFWISNMPGALAAQEEASRTMGRLLAAIACVSLLVGGVGVTNVMLVSVTERTREIGLRLAVGARGRDIRFQFLVEAATLALAGGASGIALGAVSAHLLTRLLGWPTLVAPEAALLAAALTGALGLTSGFYPADRAARVSPIEALSHE, encoded by the coding sequence ATGAGGCTCGTCGAGAATCTCCACACGGGCTGGCGCGCCCTCGGTGTCCACGGCCTCCGGAGCGGCTTGGCGCTCCTCGGGATCGCGATCGGGACGGGCGCCTTGATCACGATGCTGGCCCTCGGCGCCGGGGCGCGGGCCGTGATCGCGGAGCAATTCCAGGCCCTGGGCTCCGATCTCCTCATCATCCTCTCGGGTGGCGCCACCTCGGGTGGCCTCCGCCTGGGCCTGGGCTCCGGACTCACCATCACCCAGGACGACGCCGCCGCCATCGAGCGGGAAATCCACGCTGTCCAAGTCGCGGCCCCCTCGCTGCGCGGCAATGTCCAGGCCGTCTACGGCAACCTCAACTGGTCCACCTACATACTGGGTGTGACGGCCGAGTTCCTCGAGGCCCGGGACTGGACGCTGGCGGTCGGGCGCGCCATCACGCCCGACGACGTGGACGGCGCGGCCAAGGTCGTCCTGATCGGGCAGGTCGTGGCCCACGAGCTCTTCGGCGACGCCGATCCGATCGGCGAGACCATCCGCATCGGGAGAGTGCCCGTGACCGTGGTCGGCGTGCTCGGTCCCAAGGGGCATGACGGCGCTGGCCAAGACTGGGACGACATCGTGCTGGTCCCTCTCCGGACGGCGCGGACGCGGATCCTGGGCGCGGGACCGGTCAATGCTCGATCGGTCACCGCCATCTCGGTCAAGATCCGCCCGGGCGAGGACACCGCCGAGGCCGAGGCCCAGCTGCGCGCGCTGCTTCGCCAGCGCCATGGGCTTCAGCCTGACTCGCCGGACGATTTCTGGATCAGCAACATGCCCGGCGCCCTCGCCGCGCAAGAGGAGGCCTCGCGCACCATGGGGCGGCTCCTGGCGGCCATTGCCTGTGTCTCGCTGCTGGTCGGCGGGGTGGGCGTGACCAACGTGATGCTGGTCTCCGTCACCGAACGCACAAGGGAGATCGGGCTCCGCCTGGCGGTGGGCGCCCGCGGGCGCGACATCCGCTTCCAGTTCCTCGTCGAGGCGGCCACGCTGGCGCTCGCCGGCGGAGCTTCGGGCATCGCCCTCGGAGCGGTGTCGGCCCATCTGCTCACGCGCCTCCTGGGATGGCCGACCCTGGTGGCGCCTGAGGCGGCGCTGTTGGCGGCGGCGCTCACGGGGGCCCTCGGACTCACCTCCGGCTTCTATCCGGCCGATCGGGCGGCGCGGGTGAGCCCCATCGAAGCGCTGAGCCATGAGTGA
- a CDS encoding tetratricopeptide repeat protein, with protein sequence MRRLVLALTLLALWAAPGAAAPLSSSPSTPPSIPDEPSAPAPIGKAIEALRKGDADTAIRIARRFIVDQPKDAVGHEVLGAALAIKRSYPEAERELEEALKLDPSRSTAMMRLGLVAIERKDPKRAEDWFRKALAQAPGLAEARRGLAISLLRQGRVEQAVTEAREGVEQSRGQDPDAKYLLATVYHETGRPAEAEPLLAEVLAGKPDLQPALLLQGIVKLELGKVDEAAVLLQKASDRAPRSLWARLGLAVVKRVRGQLDQSRAELEGIVKDQPDWALAHLQLGQTLWLEAKREAAIRAFDQAEKTSPNAALTRLRIAKFFLSQGDIDRSIAKAQASLGTPLAPLARGFLAQAYFAKRQPDLAQRELEAAAAEWPQDPIWPLQLGRLHLSRGNAREALVQFESAAKLSPRAPDALAGQAQAYLALNQPADAVKAAQAALQVHNESAEAYLFLGSVYDRVGQSPGAAQAYQKVLERQPAHLGASLALAGLYNRTGRAGDAVKLLEDAANANPTSALPALDLALIYQKAGNDAASIAAYRQVLARDPNNTVAFNNLAYSLGKDPARLDEALEFAERAYRAAPRSPAIADTLGWLLYQKGGVLDRAEALLGQAAGGVPNDPEVHYHLGMVLAKQGKKEEARRELERALQSPGFPAADEARRTLESIR encoded by the coding sequence ATGAGACGTCTCGTTCTCGCCCTGACCCTCCTCGCTCTCTGGGCCGCGCCGGGAGCGGCCGCCCCCCTCTCCTCGTCTCCGAGCACGCCCCCGTCCATCCCTGATGAGCCCTCGGCCCCCGCGCCGATCGGAAAGGCCATCGAAGCTCTCCGAAAAGGCGATGCCGACACCGCCATACGGATTGCCCGCCGCTTCATTGTGGATCAGCCCAAGGACGCCGTGGGGCACGAGGTGCTTGGAGCCGCCTTGGCGATCAAGCGGAGCTACCCCGAGGCGGAGCGCGAGCTTGAAGAGGCTCTCAAACTCGACCCGAGTCGGTCCACCGCCATGATGCGGCTGGGGCTGGTGGCCATCGAGCGGAAAGACCCCAAGCGAGCCGAGGACTGGTTCCGCAAGGCGCTGGCCCAGGCGCCCGGCTTGGCCGAGGCGCGACGGGGACTGGCAATCTCGCTCCTCCGCCAAGGGCGCGTTGAGCAGGCCGTCACCGAGGCGCGGGAGGGCGTGGAGCAGTCCCGCGGCCAAGATCCGGATGCCAAGTATCTCCTGGCCACGGTGTACCACGAGACCGGGCGGCCGGCCGAGGCCGAGCCGCTCCTGGCCGAAGTGCTGGCCGGCAAGCCCGACCTACAGCCCGCTCTCTTGCTCCAAGGCATCGTCAAGCTCGAGCTGGGCAAGGTCGATGAAGCGGCGGTGCTCCTTCAGAAGGCGAGCGATCGGGCGCCTCGCTCGCTCTGGGCCCGGCTCGGGCTGGCCGTGGTCAAGCGCGTTCGCGGCCAATTGGACCAGTCGCGAGCCGAGCTCGAAGGAATCGTCAAGGACCAGCCGGACTGGGCCCTCGCCCACCTTCAGCTCGGCCAGACGCTCTGGCTCGAAGCCAAGCGCGAGGCCGCGATTCGCGCCTTCGACCAGGCCGAGAAGACGAGCCCCAACGCCGCCCTGACGCGGCTGCGCATCGCCAAATTCTTCCTCTCCCAGGGCGATATCGATCGAAGCATCGCCAAGGCTCAGGCCTCGCTCGGCACTCCGCTTGCTCCGCTTGCCCGCGGCTTTCTCGCCCAGGCCTACTTCGCCAAGCGCCAACCTGATCTGGCCCAGCGCGAGCTGGAGGCCGCTGCGGCCGAGTGGCCTCAGGATCCGATATGGCCGCTCCAGTTGGGCCGACTCCACCTGAGCCGCGGCAACGCCCGGGAAGCCCTCGTCCAATTCGAGAGCGCGGCCAAGCTCTCGCCCCGCGCCCCTGACGCGCTGGCGGGCCAAGCCCAAGCCTATCTGGCGCTCAACCAGCCAGCAGATGCCGTCAAGGCCGCCCAGGCCGCCCTCCAGGTCCACAACGAGTCGGCCGAGGCCTACCTCTTCCTGGGCTCGGTCTACGATCGCGTGGGCCAGAGCCCCGGCGCCGCGCAGGCCTACCAGAAGGTGCTGGAGCGCCAGCCCGCTCACCTCGGCGCGAGCCTGGCCCTGGCAGGCCTCTACAACCGCACCGGGCGCGCCGGAGACGCCGTCAAGCTCCTCGAGGATGCCGCCAACGCCAATCCCACCTCGGCGCTGCCGGCGTTGGACTTGGCCCTGATCTACCAGAAGGCCGGAAATGACGCCGCCTCGATCGCCGCCTATCGCCAGGTTCTCGCCCGTGACCCTAACAACACCGTCGCGTTCAACAACCTCGCCTACTCCCTCGGCAAAGACCCGGCTAGGTTGGACGAAGCGCTGGAGTTCGCCGAGCGCGCCTATCGGGCGGCGCCGCGGAGCCCCGCCATCGCCGACACCTTGGGCTGGCTCCTGTACCAGAAAGGCGGCGTCCTCGATCGCGCCGAGGCACTGCTCGGCCAGGCGGCGGGCGGCGTGCCCAATGATCCCGAAGTCCACTATCACTTGGGCATGGTCCTGGCCAAGCAGGGCAAGAAGGAGGAGGCGCGCCGGGAGCTCGAGCGGGCGCTCCAGTCACCGGGCTTCCCCGCGGCCGATGAGGCGCGGCGGACGCTCGAGTCGATTCGATAG